GCGGCAGATCAGGAGTGTGGTGAAACTGACGGTGCCGACCATCGGAAACTGCGCAAGTGCCCAGATCACGGCGAGCGTCAGCAGCACCCAGCGCGTCGCCACCTTGTTGACGATGAAGCCGACCACGATGGCCGAGATCGAAAACAGGAAGAAGAAGGACGAGCCGAGCAGGCCGAATTGCTCGGGCTCGAGCTTCATATCGGTCATGATCGGCACGCCGGCGAGCCCCACGACGATCTTGTCGGCGAAATTGACCAGCATGAACAGAAACAGGAGAAATGTGATTGTCCAAGCGCCCTTTGGTGTTTGCTTGCCGGCTTCTCTGGACGTCACTGTCGTCTTGCCCGCCGCCATTGGCGTTCCCTGAGCGCTCATCGTTCTCCCCGCTGTCTTTTTTGGCACTTTTTTGATTTGGCCGTTTTGGAGCTAACAACGGCTTTGAAGCCAACGCAACCCCGGCATTTCCGCACCGAGTGTGCTACGCAGCATTCCGGTTAATTCCGTCCGGCGCCATTCACCGTGCTCAGCATCAAAAATCTCTCCAAGAGTTTCTCCTCAGCCGGCGAGCCGGTCCGCGTGCTGCGCGGCGTCGATCTCGACCTTAAGGCAGGCGAACGCGTCGCTCTGACCGGGGAATCCGGCAGTGGCAAGAGCACGCTATTGCATCTGATCGCCGGGCTGGATGCCGCCGACGGTGGCTCGATCCGGCTCGAGGACACCGAGGTCACCGAGCTATCCGACGCGGAGCGCGCAAGGCTGCGGCGCGACCGAATCGGCTTGGTCTTCCAGCAGTTCAACCTGATCCCGAGCCTGTCGGTCGAGGACAATCTCGCCTTCCAGGCACGAATCGCCGGCCGCCATGATGCGGCCTGGAGCAAGGAGCTGGTCGAGCGGCTCGGGCTCGGCAGCCTGCTCAAGCGCTATCCCGAGCAATTGTCCGGCGGCCAGCAGCAGCGCGTCGCGATCGGCCGCGCGCTGGCAACGAAACCCTCGCTGCTGCTTGCGGACGAGCCGACCGGCAATCTGGACGAGACGACCGCCGACGACGTGCTGGCGCTGACGCGCGACCTCGTTGCGCGGACCGGTTGCGGCTTCCTGATGGTGACGCACAGCCTGCATCTCGCCGCCACGCTCGATCGCCATGTCACCCTGCACGCGGGGCGGATCACATGAGGCGCGCGCTGTGGGTCCTCGCGGTGCTCCTGAGCCATTGGCGGCGGCACAAGATGCAGTTCGCGACATTGCTGATCGGGCTGATCGCGGCGACTGCGTTGTGGAGCGGGGTGCATGCCATCAACCAGCAGGCCCGCAACGCCTATGATCGCGCCGCGGCGACCTTTGGCGGCGTGCGAACGGCGATGCTGGTCGCGCCGAAAGCCGTAACGTTCTCACAAGATTTGTTCGTCAAGCTCAGGCGCGCCGGCTGGCCGGTCTCGCCGGTGCTCGAAGGCCGCATCCAGCTCAACGGGCATTCGCTCCGCCTGCTCGGCATCGAGCCGGTGACGCTGCCGGCCGATGTCGGCAACGCGCCGCGCCTCGGCGCCGCGGATTTGACGCGCTTCGTCGCGCCGCCGGGCCAGACGCTGGTCGCACAGGAGACGCTGACCGATTTGCAGGAGCCCGAAGGCGCGGCCCCGCCGATCAGCAGCGGCGCGAGGCTGCCGCCGTT
The DNA window shown above is from Bradyrhizobium sp. CB1650 and carries:
- a CDS encoding ABC transporter ATP-binding protein, whose product is MLSIKNLSKSFSSAGEPVRVLRGVDLDLKAGERVALTGESGSGKSTLLHLIAGLDAADGGSIRLEDTEVTELSDAERARLRRDRIGLVFQQFNLIPSLSVEDNLAFQARIAGRHDAAWSKELVERLGLGSLLKRYPEQLSGGQQQRVAIGRALATKPSLLLADEPTGNLDETTADDVLALTRDLVARTGCGFLMVTHSLHLAATLDRHVTLHAGRIT